TGAAAGCCTGTAGCTGTTCAAGTTCAACAACAACAGAGCTTTGTCTTCTTAGGTTCTCGGAGAAATGCCAAGAGAGGAAGCGAGCTGATGGGGGTTGACATGCTATTCCTTGACGAAAGGTAATCACTGCCGGATCATCTCATTCAAACTATCGATTCTTATGCAAGGGTCCGTCAGTGCGAACCATCTCAACAATTTCAGTGACCGTTTCAGTCTACAGGATGAGCGGTTTCGACGTAAAGCGGAGCAACAACATTTGGCACTTATTTTTAAAAGTTATCAAGAGTCCGCTAAGCTGATACTAACTGAAGTTTTCCTTTTCCGTCATACGGCCAACTGCTTGCTTTGGCGAACAGAAACAGACAGCTACCTGGTATGTTTTTGTGATTGTTTAATCTCGCGTGGTTATAGTCCATATTGATACGTATGCCTACCGCGTCTCAATATCATTGCATTTTTGCAGGGATGTAACCGTCTGTGTCAGTATGTTTAACCCCTTGGCTTGCCTTCATAACAAATTTGAAAGCTACGGAAGTGAACCAAATATTGTCCTTGGAGGTTATAAACTTGCTACTATGTGTAGTTTATGCATATTAATTAATATAGCTTTGGAGTAATGCATTGCAAAAATGTTTTCACCAGACATAGCTTCACATAAACTTAATACATTATTTGTAGGTGGGCTATTTCTTATTAGCTAAACGCCATTTCGTCCACTTAGAATATATTGGCATCTGATTTCCTCTTTCTTTGTCGTAACTATGGGTCTGTTTTGTTAACCAGTTGTCAGAGAAACAAAGTCGTCAAATTAAGCTCCTCCAACGAAAAAATTATTTGGGTAATATTTCTGTATGATTATTTTGCCATACAATATGCTTCTTTCATGAATTAGTTTTGCCATTTCTTGGCTTTTGTGCTCAAAATATCAGTAATTTTTTTCTTCTTCATCTCTCTTTCTGCAGTTCGGATTTAAAAGACAATGTTTTGTCATTCTCACTGGTTTGTTGCTTGATAATTGCATCTTGAACAACAAAGAAAAGAGTTATATGTTCTGTTTTTTTTTTTACTTTTAAATTTGGGGTTTCTACGATCTTTCAGAACAGGGTGGGTGGTACTGGAATGGACATGAGAAGCACAGCCAAGGTAATCTTTTTATTTTATTTATACGTTGATGAAAAAGTTAGCAAATTTCCTCCGATCTAATGACAAAGTTTAATGATCTCTGTTTGGTTTACTTTTACACTCTCCCTGGATCTGCAACCAACCATCAAAACTCCCAAAAAAGGAACTATGATGGTTCCAACACTTGGTGAAGCTCCTCGGGAAGATAGTGAAGTGATCTTATAGTAAGGCCTCTCCTGCAAACCAAGTAAGAAAACAGTGGTCTCACAGCTCTTGCTTACTACATGTAACGCTACATCTGAAGGACTATATGAAACAACTTTAATCCCATCGTGCTTATAATCGCATGCTTACTTCCAGCCTTGCAGATTATACCATCAGCTCCTGCTAACAACAACAACACATGCCACAATGCATTTGTTGAAAGGCACAATAGAGGAGGAAGCGAAAGCTAAGAAAATTAATATCACATGTATGAGGACGAGATCACATGATTGGTCTATATGAAGCTCTGCGGGTTTAGCCTCAGGCATGTAAGAGACGGGGCTCCATTATAGGTGGCAATATATTCTGCACCATATGCTTTTGTATCTAAAAGAAAACTAAACTCTTAGTTACAAGAGTGTAACGTTCTACACAGCAGAAAACAATACACTTAACAAAAACATTTACTTAGACAAACAACTGCACGACCATAATTTACAGATGAAACCACCCTCCCCACATGCCTTCCATAACAAAACTAACGTAATAAAATGTTGCCAATATAGTTTATAAACAAGATACGACAAAAAATAGATCCAAACATGTGCCACCAAATAGGTTTAAGATTCTCTCGGCCCAAGTCACCACAAATCTAAAAACACAACAATTATGCTCTAAAAGACTAAAACAAATACACATGAGAAATATAAAATTAAGCAATATGTAAACACATGTAGCAACTATATGTAACCCAAGGCTGCGTAAAATGGAAGTTTCATCCTTAACTCTAATCAGATCAAAGAGGTGTGGAAAACATCTCCGGGTGTCTTCACTTTCTCCTTCGATCTTTCTTAATGATTGGTTTGTTTTCATTATAGAAATTGAATTTGGTGAAAAGTTAATTAACAAATAAGAATTTATTGAAAT
This genomic interval from Brassica oleracea var. oleracea cultivar TO1000 chromosome C2, BOL, whole genome shotgun sequence contains the following:
- the LOC106325306 gene encoding uncharacterized protein LOC106325306, producing MGVDMLFLDESLQDERFRRKAEQQHLALIFKSYQESAKLILTEVFLFRHTANCLLWRTETDSYLGCNRLCHCQRNKVVKLSSSNEKIIWFGFKRQCFVILTEQGGWYWNGHEKHSQGTMMVPTLGEAPREDSEVIL